The following proteins come from a genomic window of Loxodonta africana isolate mLoxAfr1 chromosome 19, mLoxAfr1.hap2, whole genome shotgun sequence:
- the LOC100658896 gene encoding SEC14-like protein 2 isoform X1 — MSGRVGDLSPKQKEALAKFRENVQDVLPTLPNPDDYFLLRWLRARSFDLQKSEAMLRKHVEFRKQKDIDSIISWQPPEVIQQYLSGGMCGYDLDGCPVWYDIIGPLDAKGLLFSATKQDLLRTKMRDCELLLQECGRQTTKVGKKIETITMIYDCEGLGLKHLWKPAVEAYGEFLCMFEENYPETLKRLFVVKAPKLFPVAYNLIKPFLSEDTRKKIMVLGANWKEVLLKHISPEQLPVEYGGTMTDPDGNPKCKSKINYGGDIPKKYYVRDQVKQQYEHCVQIARGSSHQVEYEILFPGCVLRWQFASDGADIGFGIFLKTKMGERQRAGEMTEVLSNQRYNAHMVPEDGTLTCSDPGIYVLRFDNTYSFIHAKKVSFTVEVLLPDKASEEKMKQLGAATPK, encoded by the exons TTTCGGGAGAATGTCCAGGATGTGCTGCCCACCCTGCCGAATCCAGATGACTATTTCCTCCTGCGTTGGCTCCGAG CAAGAAGCTTTGACCTGCAGAAGTCAGAGGCCATGCTCCGGAAG CATGTGGAGTTCCGAAAGCAAAAGGACATTGACAGCATCATCAGTTGGCAACCTCCAGAG GTAATCCAACAGTATCTGTCAGGGGGTATGTGTGGCTATGACCTGGATGGCTGCCCAGTCTGGTACGATATCATCGGACCTCTGGATGCCAAGGGACTGCTGTTCTCAGCCACCAAACAGGACCTGCTCAGGACCAAGATGCGGGACTGTGAGCTGCTTCTGCAGGAATGTGGCCGACAAACAACAAAG GTGGGGAAGAAGATAGAGACCATCACCATGATTTATGACTGCGAGGGGCTTGGCCTCAAGCATCTCTGGAAGCCTGCTGTGGAGGCCTACGGAGAG TTTCTCTGCATGTTTGAGGAAAATTATCCCGAAACACTGAagcgtctttttgttgttaaag CCCCCAAGCTGTTTCCTGTGGCTTATAACCTCATCAAACCCTTCCTGAGTGAGGACACTCGTAAGAAGATCATGGTTCTGGGAG CAAACTGGAAGGAGGTTTTACTGAAACATATTAGCCCTGAGCAGCTGCCTGTGGAGTATGGGGGCACCATGACTGACCCTGACGGAAACCCCAAGTGCAAATCCAAG ATCAACTACGGGGGTGACATCCCCAAGAAGTACTACGTGCGAGACCAGGTGAAACAGCAGTATGAACACTGTGTGCAGATTGCCCGTGGCTCCTCTCACCAAGTGGAGTATGAGATCCTCTTCCCTGGCTGTGTCCTCAG GTGGCAGTTCGCATCGGATGGGGCAGACATCGGCTTTGGGATTTTCCTGAAGACCAAGATGGGGGAGCGGCAGCGGGCAGGGGAGATGACAGAGGTGTTGTCTAACCAGAGGTACAATGCCCACATGGTGCCAGAGGACGGGACTCTCACCTGCAGCGATCCTGGCATCT ATGTCTTGCGGTTTGACAACACCTACAGCTTCATTCATGCCAAGAAGGTCAGTTTCACTGTGGAGGTCCTGCTTCCAGACaaagcctcagaagaaaagatgaAACAGCTGGGGGCAGCCACCCCAAAGTAA
- the LOC100658896 gene encoding SEC14-like protein 2 isoform X2 — protein MSGRVGDLSPKQKEALAKFRENVQDVLPTLPNPDDYFLLRWLRARSFDLQKSEAMLRKHVEFRKQKDIDSIISWQPPEVIQQYLSGGMCGYDLDGCPVWYDIIGPLDAKGLLFSATKQDLLRTKMRDCELLLQECGRQTTKVGKKIETITMIYDCEGLGLKHLWKPAVEAYGEFLCMFEENYPETLKRLFVVKANWKEVLLKHISPEQLPVEYGGTMTDPDGNPKCKSKINYGGDIPKKYYVRDQVKQQYEHCVQIARGSSHQVEYEILFPGCVLRWQFASDGADIGFGIFLKTKMGERQRAGEMTEVLSNQRYNAHMVPEDGTLTCSDPGIYVLRFDNTYSFIHAKKVSFTVEVLLPDKASEEKMKQLGAATPK, from the exons TTTCGGGAGAATGTCCAGGATGTGCTGCCCACCCTGCCGAATCCAGATGACTATTTCCTCCTGCGTTGGCTCCGAG CAAGAAGCTTTGACCTGCAGAAGTCAGAGGCCATGCTCCGGAAG CATGTGGAGTTCCGAAAGCAAAAGGACATTGACAGCATCATCAGTTGGCAACCTCCAGAG GTAATCCAACAGTATCTGTCAGGGGGTATGTGTGGCTATGACCTGGATGGCTGCCCAGTCTGGTACGATATCATCGGACCTCTGGATGCCAAGGGACTGCTGTTCTCAGCCACCAAACAGGACCTGCTCAGGACCAAGATGCGGGACTGTGAGCTGCTTCTGCAGGAATGTGGCCGACAAACAACAAAG GTGGGGAAGAAGATAGAGACCATCACCATGATTTATGACTGCGAGGGGCTTGGCCTCAAGCATCTCTGGAAGCCTGCTGTGGAGGCCTACGGAGAG TTTCTCTGCATGTTTGAGGAAAATTATCCCGAAACACTGAagcgtctttttgttgttaaag CAAACTGGAAGGAGGTTTTACTGAAACATATTAGCCCTGAGCAGCTGCCTGTGGAGTATGGGGGCACCATGACTGACCCTGACGGAAACCCCAAGTGCAAATCCAAG ATCAACTACGGGGGTGACATCCCCAAGAAGTACTACGTGCGAGACCAGGTGAAACAGCAGTATGAACACTGTGTGCAGATTGCCCGTGGCTCCTCTCACCAAGTGGAGTATGAGATCCTCTTCCCTGGCTGTGTCCTCAG GTGGCAGTTCGCATCGGATGGGGCAGACATCGGCTTTGGGATTTTCCTGAAGACCAAGATGGGGGAGCGGCAGCGGGCAGGGGAGATGACAGAGGTGTTGTCTAACCAGAGGTACAATGCCCACATGGTGCCAGAGGACGGGACTCTCACCTGCAGCGATCCTGGCATCT ATGTCTTGCGGTTTGACAACACCTACAGCTTCATTCATGCCAAGAAGGTCAGTTTCACTGTGGAGGTCCTGCTTCCAGACaaagcctcagaagaaaagatgaAACAGCTGGGGGCAGCCACCCCAAAGTAA
- the LOC100658896 gene encoding SEC14-like protein 2 isoform X3 → MLRKHVEFRKQKDIDSIISWQPPEVIQQYLSGGMCGYDLDGCPVWYDIIGPLDAKGLLFSATKQDLLRTKMRDCELLLQECGRQTTKVGKKIETITMIYDCEGLGLKHLWKPAVEAYGEFLCMFEENYPETLKRLFVVKAPKLFPVAYNLIKPFLSEDTRKKIMVLGANWKEVLLKHISPEQLPVEYGGTMTDPDGNPKCKSKINYGGDIPKKYYVRDQVKQQYEHCVQIARGSSHQVEYEILFPGCVLRWQFASDGADIGFGIFLKTKMGERQRAGEMTEVLSNQRYNAHMVPEDGTLTCSDPGIYVLRFDNTYSFIHAKKVSFTVEVLLPDKASEEKMKQLGAATPK, encoded by the exons ATGCTCCGGAAG CATGTGGAGTTCCGAAAGCAAAAGGACATTGACAGCATCATCAGTTGGCAACCTCCAGAG GTAATCCAACAGTATCTGTCAGGGGGTATGTGTGGCTATGACCTGGATGGCTGCCCAGTCTGGTACGATATCATCGGACCTCTGGATGCCAAGGGACTGCTGTTCTCAGCCACCAAACAGGACCTGCTCAGGACCAAGATGCGGGACTGTGAGCTGCTTCTGCAGGAATGTGGCCGACAAACAACAAAG GTGGGGAAGAAGATAGAGACCATCACCATGATTTATGACTGCGAGGGGCTTGGCCTCAAGCATCTCTGGAAGCCTGCTGTGGAGGCCTACGGAGAG TTTCTCTGCATGTTTGAGGAAAATTATCCCGAAACACTGAagcgtctttttgttgttaaag CCCCCAAGCTGTTTCCTGTGGCTTATAACCTCATCAAACCCTTCCTGAGTGAGGACACTCGTAAGAAGATCATGGTTCTGGGAG CAAACTGGAAGGAGGTTTTACTGAAACATATTAGCCCTGAGCAGCTGCCTGTGGAGTATGGGGGCACCATGACTGACCCTGACGGAAACCCCAAGTGCAAATCCAAG ATCAACTACGGGGGTGACATCCCCAAGAAGTACTACGTGCGAGACCAGGTGAAACAGCAGTATGAACACTGTGTGCAGATTGCCCGTGGCTCCTCTCACCAAGTGGAGTATGAGATCCTCTTCCCTGGCTGTGTCCTCAG GTGGCAGTTCGCATCGGATGGGGCAGACATCGGCTTTGGGATTTTCCTGAAGACCAAGATGGGGGAGCGGCAGCGGGCAGGGGAGATGACAGAGGTGTTGTCTAACCAGAGGTACAATGCCCACATGGTGCCAGAGGACGGGACTCTCACCTGCAGCGATCCTGGCATCT ATGTCTTGCGGTTTGACAACACCTACAGCTTCATTCATGCCAAGAAGGTCAGTTTCACTGTGGAGGTCCTGCTTCCAGACaaagcctcagaagaaaagatgaAACAGCTGGGGGCAGCCACCCCAAAGTAA
- the LOC100658896 gene encoding SEC14-like protein 2 isoform X4, translating into MSGRVGDLSPKQKEALAKFRENVQDVLPTLPNPDDYFLLRWLRARSFDLQKSEAMLRKHVEFRKQKDIDSIISWQPPEVIQQYLSGGMCGYDLDGCPVWYDIIGPLDAKGLLFSATKQDLLRTKMRDCELLLQECGRQTTKVGKKIETITMIYDCEGLGLKHLWKPAVEAYGEFLCMFEENYPETLKRLFVVKAPKLFPVAYNLIKPFLSEDTRKKIMVLGANWKEVLLKHISPEQLPVEYGGTMTDPDGNPKCKSKINYGGDIPKKYYVRDQVKQQYEHCVQIARGSSHQVEYEILFPGCVLRCLAV; encoded by the exons TTTCGGGAGAATGTCCAGGATGTGCTGCCCACCCTGCCGAATCCAGATGACTATTTCCTCCTGCGTTGGCTCCGAG CAAGAAGCTTTGACCTGCAGAAGTCAGAGGCCATGCTCCGGAAG CATGTGGAGTTCCGAAAGCAAAAGGACATTGACAGCATCATCAGTTGGCAACCTCCAGAG GTAATCCAACAGTATCTGTCAGGGGGTATGTGTGGCTATGACCTGGATGGCTGCCCAGTCTGGTACGATATCATCGGACCTCTGGATGCCAAGGGACTGCTGTTCTCAGCCACCAAACAGGACCTGCTCAGGACCAAGATGCGGGACTGTGAGCTGCTTCTGCAGGAATGTGGCCGACAAACAACAAAG GTGGGGAAGAAGATAGAGACCATCACCATGATTTATGACTGCGAGGGGCTTGGCCTCAAGCATCTCTGGAAGCCTGCTGTGGAGGCCTACGGAGAG TTTCTCTGCATGTTTGAGGAAAATTATCCCGAAACACTGAagcgtctttttgttgttaaag CCCCCAAGCTGTTTCCTGTGGCTTATAACCTCATCAAACCCTTCCTGAGTGAGGACACTCGTAAGAAGATCATGGTTCTGGGAG CAAACTGGAAGGAGGTTTTACTGAAACATATTAGCCCTGAGCAGCTGCCTGTGGAGTATGGGGGCACCATGACTGACCCTGACGGAAACCCCAAGTGCAAATCCAAG ATCAACTACGGGGGTGACATCCCCAAGAAGTACTACGTGCGAGACCAGGTGAAACAGCAGTATGAACACTGTGTGCAGATTGCCCGTGGCTCCTCTCACCAAGTGGAGTATGAGATCCTCTTCCCTGGCTGTGTCCTCAG ATGTCTTGCGGTTTGA